TCTTTGTATAAGGGTTTAGACAGGGAGGTACGAATCAAATGATTATCTGCGGTGTCAAAATACAGGTTGCAGATGGAGTAGGTCTTGCGGCCAATATTATTCTTATCTGGTGTCATGTGCTTTTCTATTTCTTCCAGCACATGTATCATCTGTTTCTCTCCTACAAAATATTTTTTTTCGAATCTATTAAAAACTTCTATCGCCATATTACAGTCCTTTCTCTTCTTGCTTCTCAGCAATATTTTCCAACAACTTATGGTCCTATTATGCTCCCCCAATGTGTAGCCTCCAAAAGCGTTATGTGAATTAAATGAAAAGAAAATGTGAAGAATATGTAAATTGCGTTCGCCATCTCCTCTGCGCAGAAAGAATTATATTACCCAACAAAAGGGTGTATAGAAGTAAAATATCTCCAATTTTTATTTTCACCGAAGACAGGCTGTGATATAATTAAAGAAAGCACAAAAGTGAAGAAACTTTGCTTATATGAGTGTTGCTCAAGTTATAATAGAAAGGATGGAAATAATATGTTAAACCCAGAAGTATCCAGGTTATTAAACGAACAGGTAAATAAGGAGTTTTATTCAGCCTACCTTTATATGGCTATGGCAAATTATTATGCGGATCAGAATCTCAGTGGCTTTGAACACTGGTTTGTTATCCAAATGCAGGAAGAAAGAGATCATGCCCTGTTATTCCGTCAGTACTTATTAAACAATGGGGCGCAGGTTACTCTAACAGAAATTGCAGCTCCTGAAAATAGTTACGCCGACTTTAAAGAGCCTTTAACAAAGGCTTTAGAGCACGAGCAGTACGTGACAGAATCCATTAATACCATCTATGAAGCAGCTTACCAGAGTAGAGATTTCCGTACGATGCAGTTTCTCGACTGGTTTGTTAAGGAACAAGGCGAAGAAGAAAAGAATGCTGGCGATAATATAAAGAAATTCGAATTATTTGCAGGGGATCCTAAGGGCCTCTATATGTTGGACAACGAGTTCAACGCAAGAGTATATGCCGCCCCTTCACTAGTGTTAGACTAAGTCTTTTCTGCCTATAAAAATACCCGCTTGTTGCCCAGGTTTATTGACCTGATACAACAAGCGGGTATTTTTTATGTGATATTTAAAAGTTCTGGTGGGCTTCAATAAGCTGGTGCTTTGTCTGCCACAACTTTGGCGACAAGTCTACATAATAAATCTGCGGGTTCTCAAACCGCAGCAGTTCGTCCCACAGGGTGCTGATCTGCTGACGGCAATATTCCTTGATTTCATCGATGGAGGGACTTTCATACACGCACTGACCTGCTTTAAAAATTGGTACATGGAGGTCCTTCGCATAAAAATTCTCAATAGTTTTCCGCTTCCACACAGCCTGCGGATCAAAGATCTCATAAGGCTGGTCCTCCGAAATGGTCTCACCATCCAAAGTGATTACGTCAGCGATAACCCGGTTGGTATCCTTGTCAAAAAGACGATATACTGTCTTAAATCCTGGATTAGTAATCTTGCCCACATTCTCACTGATTTTTATTTTAGGAATCATCTTTCCGTCCTTTTCCAAAGCGGAAAGCTTATATACTCCGCCAAACACTGGCTCGGATTTGGAAGTAATCAATCGCTCGCCAACCCCAAAGGAATCGATACAAGCTCCTTCTAAAATTACATCTCGAATAATGAACTCGTCCAAAGAATTCGACACTACAATGCTGCATTCCTGCAACCCCGCCTCATCCAGCATGGCTCGGGCCCGCTTGGTCAAGTACGTCACATCTCCGCTGTCAATACGAATCCCCATCTTCTCCGGCTTCATTTCTTTGAAAATGCGAATGGCATTAGGAACGCCAGATTTCAGCACGTTATACGTGTCTACCAGCAGCACGCAGTTGTCTGGGTAAATCTCTGCATATTTTTTAAAAGCCTGGTATTCATCATCAAACATCTGAACCCAGCTGTGAGCCATAGTCCCCAGGGCCAAAATTCCGTAATCCCGTTCGGATATGGCACAGGCCGTGCCGATACAACCTCCGATATAAGCCGCCCGAGAGCCCAGTACTGCCGCTGAAGCTCCATGGGCGCGCCTGGTGCCGAATTCCATAACTCCCCGCCCCTTAGCCGCTCGGACAATACGATTAGCCTTGGTGGCAATCAAACTCTGATGATTAATCAACAGTAAAACCATGGTTTCCACAAACTGAGCTTGCATGAGTGGTCCTCTGACCGTCACCAGCGGTTCACCCGGAAAGATGGGGGTTCCTTCCGG
The genomic region above belongs to Aminipila butyrica and contains:
- a CDS encoding ferritin; amino-acid sequence: MLNPEVSRLLNEQVNKEFYSAYLYMAMANYYADQNLSGFEHWFVIQMQEERDHALLFRQYLLNNGAQVTLTEIAAPENSYADFKEPLTKALEHEQYVTESINTIYEAAYQSRDFRTMQFLDWFVKEQGEEEKNAGDNIKKFELFAGDPKGLYMLDNEFNARVYAAPSLVLD
- a CDS encoding nicotinate phosphoribosyltransferase, which gives rise to MTKGLNLTMLTDFYELTMANGYFETDMANDIAYFDMFFRKIPDGGGFAIMAGLEQLIEYLKDLSFSEEDLQYLRGKDMFSEEFLDYLRSFKFTCDVWAIPEGTPIFPGEPLVTVRGPLMQAQFVETMVLLLINHQSLIATKANRIVRAAKGRGVMEFGTRRAHGASAAVLGSRAAYIGGCIGTACAISERDYGILALGTMAHSWVQMFDDEYQAFKKYAEIYPDNCVLLVDTYNVLKSGVPNAIRIFKEMKPEKMGIRIDSGDVTYLTKRARAMLDEAGLQECSIVVSNSLDEFIIRDVILEGACIDSFGVGERLITSKSEPVFGGVYKLSALEKDGKMIPKIKISENVGKITNPGFKTVYRLFDKDTNRVIADVITLDGETISEDQPYEIFDPQAVWKRKTIENFYAKDLHVPIFKAGQCVYESPSIDEIKEYCRQQISTLWDELLRFENPQIYYVDLSPKLWQTKHQLIEAHQNF